The region GAAGCCCAACAGGGACGGAGGGAGGTTGAAGGTCAAGTAGAGCATCTAAAGGCAGAGCTTCAGCAGAACAGACAAAGACTGGGCACAGGGAAAGACACTCCAGGTCAGCAAGGTGTGCCCCCACAGCTCGGAGGCAAGGGACCAGTGGAATgctgtgtgaagagtgtgggaGCAGGAGAGAGATGGAAGGAAGAAAGGGGGAGAGGAGAGACGGAGAaagcagagaaacagaaagattCTACAGAAAGGTCAAGGTACGTACTAGAAGATCCTAGAGCACTGtactttcatttatttcaatgCAACTCAAAGTTAAAGGGCTAGCATTCTCTATTTCTCTTGTCTATCccatttgtaatatttttgtagttTATGAACATAACATGACAAGATTGTTTCTggtactgtacctttaagactaatgtatgtaaatgacattTGTCTTAATTGGCTGCCCTGTTCAAAAGCAGTCTAAGCTGAAGTTTTGAACAAAGTGTTAAGTTTATTAATCCCAAGGGACATGGGCAAATATAAACTCAAGCCTCTCTTTGCAGATCTGTTTGAAAGCTGTTAGAATCCATTGCTTCCTGACAGCTATGAACAGtacatcatttattatttttcctaTATTTGCCCATTTCTCCTAATTACTGACAGATTGTCTGTAATAACAGTGTGAAAATGAGAATGTGTGGAGCTGAACTGTTGTAGGTTGAATGTGTTCATATGTAAATATGCTTATGGTGGCACTAGCATAATGTGATGATACTATCTGTTTTTCCAGCTTCTGTATGTGAACTTTATGTAGTGGTGTGTTTTTCATCTGTTTCATagaacagaaagaaacaaaagtTTTCATACGGACTGTTTAATCCACAGTGAATCCCAAAGCACTTCAGTCAAGTGTGACCAGAAGTCAATCATTGCACATTCATGATGTAATCTTTGTGGAATTGAATTAACTCCCACATTTCTGGGAGCATGGAGAATACTGTTTAGTGAATCTAAAAGCTTCATTGTCTTGGTACCATGCTCTTGAAGGGCAAATGTTAACTGGTACATCAGGCCTGTGGAAACAACCACCCACCTCTAATTTCATGGTACATTCCATTTACAGAAGCCTATCCAGACTTCCTTCAGACCCCCCCTCCAGCACTGTAAATGGTATTTCCCAAATGTCTATAGCACTGACCACAAGATCTGTGAATAAGGTAAGAATGTTTgagtttcatttttaattctacATAATCAGTCTCATATAAGCCCCTCAGATACTAGGTTTATAAATGAAGAGTAACCTGTCTGCTCCTACACTATACTGCGACTTTAAccttcgcagtcacacagctccagggatctggaggttgtgggttcgattcccactccgggtgactgtctgtgaggagttggtgtgttctccccgtgtctgcgtgggtttcctctgggtgctccggtttcctcccacagtccaaaaacacacgttggtaggtggattggcgactcaaaattgtccgagtgtgtgagtgaatgtgtgtgtgtgtctgtgttgccctgtgaaagactggcaccccctccagggtgtattcctgccttgcgcccaatgattccaggtaggctctggacccaccgtgaccctgaactggaaaagcagttacagataatgaatgaatgaacgaattgtGTAACTAGAAGTAGAATGGAAAATATGGATTTGGCATTAAATGCAAGGTTGggcaaatatatattaaaaaataatgattttatatttgtgtttaagCTTATGTGTAATTTCCTGATCTTACAAACGTGCATTTATTGATCACTATACAAagtacaacgaaatgtgtcttctgcatttgatccatccgtggcagtgaacacaatacaaaaatgaacgtacaaaacttttttttatattggatTGACTTCAGTTGAAACAAAAGGGGTTATTTCCCcagtatattttacaaatagtTTTATTTTCCTTAAAAAGTATTGCAGTCTTGTATAAAACTGAATATGAATGAGGTGAAGTGAGTAGTTGCACAGAGCttttaaatgttcataaatGGCCCTCAGCATAATTATGCATGTGAACTGAATATGTGTAAAGTACATCTTACATGGTTTTGAATTGTAGAATAACAACCCTgccagagagagactgactctGGACCAGCAAGACAACTTGATCAATTCTTTTAAAGGTATGAGGGATTAGCTTTGCTTAGTTTGAcggttgttttttaaaatgtccaTTCTATATGATATCACATTAATTTCTatgatttgttttgtgtgtgtatgtgttttaaagATAAAAAGGATGAGAATTTATCCCATTTGTCAAGTTCTCCTCTTATAGATCTCCCTACAAACAAGGCCAGCAGGACAAAGTGAGTATAAattgttttccttttcttttcactTTCTGTTTCTGTACCATTCAATCACTCTatcgttctctctctgtcattttttGTCTCACTGTGCATCCCACGCTTTCACAAGCACAAACTCATTCCAGCAAACTGCCAATTTCTTTCCTTTATCACTCCTGCCTCTGGGCAGCTGTAGGTCCTGTGGGACATCTTTAGTTCTGGTGTTCTGCTTTAGAATGGACATCTGATATAATACAAGATATGAGGTCAACTTATGGTCTGTTTGAGAGATGAACGCAGTTCAAAGCAGTGAATTTGGTGTTCAAGACATGCAGTTGGATATTAGTTCTTCGGCAGAATTGACCAAGCTCAAGTTGAAGTGAATGTGTTGACATTCCCCTCTTTTTGAGAGGCTGATTTTCAGTTTGTCCAATTCCAGAGTTCAGTCTGAATGGTTATATATATGGAGTACATTAGTAGCTTCTTTGTTTCATTATGAAATGTTATTCTTATTATCTGTTTCACTTTCTGAATTCATATTTAACACAACTAAATTTTATcctattttttttccatgtgaCCAGGCCTCAAGAGGACTTCAGTAAACTAGTGCGCCGTCATGGCGGCTCCAAACGGAACTCATTACTGCGCTGGTGCCAAAACCGTACCATTGGATACACGGTACAGAGCTCcatcaaatttatttaaaccGCTGACCATTAAACACATTATGAAAAGGCTCTATGGCCTATGGGCCTAAATGCTGGTCCTATCATTTGGGAGATTGCTTGTTCAATCCCCAATGATGCCTCTGCCATCTGAGGCCAGAAGCCCTAAGAGAGCACAATTGGCCTCACTCTCCCTGGGTGGGTAGGATCACATGGCACATTGCCAGCCAGCTCAGGCCACTGCCAATTGATGTGATGGACCTAGGCAATTGTTGCTGTAGTCCTTCATGTGGGGTGGTCAGTGACACAATGCAGTGACAGAGCATTAGTTCAGTGTGAAAAGAGTCAGTAACTGACAGTTCATGTCTCTGAGGAGGCCCATGCTTGTCCTCACCCTCCAAGTGTTGGCGGTGACCTCAAAGAGGAAGGTCAGGTAATTGGAGAATGATTGGGAGTAAAACAGGGTATAAAATAGTTTTTAATAGGGAAGCACCGATACCACTTTTTCCATTCAGATACCGATAtcgatatttcatgttcaagtatctgcCAGTGCCAATGCCAACCTTATCAATGTTAATTACTATATAGAGGCCTATAAATTCAGATTTTTATATTGCTATACTtagagattttattttgttaaagcagtgttctgtatcACTAATAAGATATAATAAGCTTGAATTAACAACATTTGCTAtttaactgcacattaaaaatCTAAAGTTAGCTGTCTATAGttactgcggcagccaatggagtcatagtcccgCCCACAGGGGGGGTGTTTCCCTGCGGCCCTGACAGCAACGGGAAGCTAGctgtggcttgttcgcctgctggccacatttgtggatcaggctgcatttgtatttggagcgggtgaaatgcaaaaggaaagtctcaaaatccaaaaacccgcgagaggaaatgaacaaatgcacgtcaagGAAAACTCGTTAGTGACTCGATCCACAAACGCacattcaacaatttacaaataaattttaaattcgagacttcgactttacaaatatttgaaatgtaaatttaaacaaatgtattaattttcaCGTATTTATGAacgtaactgtatttgtacaaactgcagaccgtgagacacagattgggatgtattcaatTGTGAattatttgtgacttgtgttttatttgtggattaacatttacgcatttgtaaagtattttgagactaatttCTCTCCACACAAATGTGCGTCAGCATCTGTTTCATGGGATGTGTCCCCAAAAGTGCCctgtgtactacatgtagggaatagtgagtagtggGCCATTTCAAACACATCTACGGTATCGGTGCAACACTAGTTTTTAAAAACCTAattatcaaataaatattttaaaaaatatatttatttgaaaactAAAAAAGCTGCACACTACACTTTGTGAACATTTTATGATGAGAGACCTCTGTTCAGTTTAATTTAAGTCAGTTTAGTTCAACTGCTAGGTAATATCAACCTAAATGTTTGTTTggttacctctctctctctctctctctctctctctctctctctctctcttaacctTTTCTTCTACCTCTCAGAACATTGAGATCACAAATTTCAGCAGCAGTTGGATCGATGGTCTGGCCTTCTGTGCAGTTTACCATACATACCTACCCTCGCACATACCATACAAATCACTCAGCCCAGAGAACAAGGTAACagacatgtatacacacacacacacacacacacacacacacatgctgaatAACTACATAACAAATAGTTGGTTGATAACGATTATGCTGGTCTTGTGTTCAGAAAGAAAACCTCTTAATGGCGTTTCAGACTGGAGAGAGCATTGGAATCCCTGCCTCACTGGTAAGTTCTTATAAAACCTGTAAACCTTTCATCACAATATTCATCACACTCTGAACACCACAAATATTATTAGTAGGATTATTCTTCTTTGATCTTTCTGTTTTCACTACGTTATTGTTCCTGCTGAACACCGGTGTCTAAACTTCGATATGCTGTTATATATGATCAGTCTAAATTAGTTACACTTTTAATGAGCCAATGtctaaacatttgactggtagaTTATATTGCACTTTATTTAAATGCAAACCCACAATagttataaacatttttttaattgtgttatttataattaaaaattgctcacagaaaaaaacaaagacacaagAAAAATAGGATAAACAAGGCTTGATCTGTTCTTCACACTGCTAAGAAATGTGCAGCTTGTCTCTGGATGCTGGCACTTACTCTTCTTTTAATATGATTAGCTTTTTTGTTGACAGTATGAATATTGTGTGTCCTATAAGACAGTGGAAGAGATGCTGAAAGCAGAAGGGCCAGACTGGCAAAGAGTTCTGGGATACGTGGAGAGCATATACCGCCATTTTGAAATGTGACACCTCCTCTGGCCTCTACAGACTGTTCCTGATTTACCTTGTTTGCTCTGGACCACTGTTGGACCCCCTTTGGGTTTGCCAGACATGTTCCACTCTGTTTGGATGGATCCAAACTTCTCATATTGGCCACTAAGTCTGTAATTTTCTGCTTTCTGTCAGTGTCTTGCAGCCCATGAACCCACTGCCTTTTTGGACTATTGCTCAGAAGTAGTAAAGGACACATATTCTTTAAAGAGAAACTTGTGCACAGAGCATAAAAGTAGGTGTTTCAGTAACAGTTTCAAAAGCAAAAATGACCTTAAGTTTGGACACAGAGGATGGGGCTGCTTCCAGGAAGCTTTGCTACTGCTCGGTTCCCATGGCTCCTCTCCTACCCTGGAAGAGTGGAGGAGTCAAGGAAAGTGTACAAGCAGAAGGATGGAGAAAAAAGCTGAAATGGGAAGGAAACAGGACGACCATCATCAAAACGTATCATACCATTCACTTCAACATTTGTGTGTGGccttaaacaaattttaaatgaagtaggaaataaatacaaaacctAATTTTTAAATCAGGGTAGGAGTCCTCTGTATTGTCCGTACTCTCCAGGTGAGAACACAGTGATGTCACTATGAAATCTGTAACATTTTCCTAGGTAGTGTACACTGATGTATCCTTCAACTGACTCAGCTTCTCTAGACCCCTCCAGTACTTGAACACCTGGCTAGATAGTGTCACAAAAGCTGTTTCCAAGTTGCAGAGGAGTAAcggtcagaaaaaaaaaagtaaggaTCTCTGGTTGCAGCCAGGGGCTCTTTTACTGCAGACCACTATCACTGTTGCCACATGGCCCCCTCTGCTGGTCACAATATGAATGTACGTATTTTAAAGGAATGCAGAAGTCTCAACTGTTGGTCTGGCTGAATTAAAACATAATAGCCATTCTGAGGCTTGTAAGCAAAAGCAAATCCAAGCTAATTGGTGTCTAGTAACTTCCATTTATGGTTAACCACATGAGCGTGTTTGGCACCACTTCCTTTAACCCATGACCATGTAGCAGAGTTTAAGGTAGttttaagtaaaataaattgtttaCTTGATCTTCTGAAACTTTGATATTATACAGACCTCAGAAAAAGACTTGAGAGAATTTGAGAGGtgctatttttatagttttcaAAAATTGCTATCAGTTTCTGCTGACCCTGTTCATTAACAAATGGAGAAATGTTGCTGTCAAGTGCCTTTAGTCTTGTGCCAAagacaaataataatattattaataaacagatatttTCCTTAACATGTGCTGTGCTTGTACATGTTTTGTTGATCATggtatttaaaggaacactaggtaagatctggGTATTTGAGTCCTGtgccccctccccccacccccagtttcatttatttttacagcagtgtACTGAAATCCATGAGGAGGGGTGGGAGCagatggtttcctaccctcctcctaaaCTTACAGAGTGCAGTTTATGCATTGCTGAGTGTcatgtcagtgaagcatcacaatgattttgaagctgaataaattcatttattcgttgaatcactgggcacaaggatggaaaacaccctggatggggcaccagtccttcacagggtgacacacacactcacacctacggacactttttgagtcgccgatccacctcccaacgtgtgtttttggactgtgggaggaaaccagaaacacaccaaactcctcaaagaaaATTACCGGAAGtgtgacttgaacccacaaccccaggaccctggagctgtgtgactgcgacactacctgctgtgacaCCGTTTTAAAtcctttaaaataaagaaatatcagGAGATCCACATTTTGCAGGATGCCTCCTTCCCACATCACAGAAGCACAGTGCTGGCCAATGCAGGTACCTATCAGCTGAGatgacagatctggacagtgtgtgttcttCTCCAATGCTTTGAGCTGTCCAGCAGTGTTGTGTTAGCCACTTGAAAATAAGTAGTGGATGGCTTCATATATCTTGGAGGAAGCATGAGCTTGGTTTTACCCTCCTGGCTTGGTCGCACTGCTTGTGATTGGGAAAGTCCTAACTATCAGAATGGAACAGGTGATGGTTAATAATTGGAGTGAACATTGggataaaaattaaaaaaatatgagTAATCATAGCTGGTCATAAAGACAAACGTTTACGACCAGATGGCTTCATCAGcgtatttttaaatcattctgTCCAGCTCTTCTTCATGAAGCACTTATTTCGTAGAAAAGTCCACTCCCAATATCTCGGTCCACTGTAAGAGAAGTCAGATctgcagtgaataaaaacatctcCAACACGGAGCACATATTAGAATATGCTGTGACTGGTCTAGATCAACTAGAACAGAACTGACCCCCACCCCTGACCGTACCGTTTCTGAGGACAGACAGCCGAGCAGAGGCAGACACTTCTCCCAGTCGATTGTGTGCAATGCAGAAGTAGACCTCAGCGTCTGAAAGGCGAAGCCCATGGATCTGGAGCCAGGTGGAAACAGTGTAGCGCTCTGGACCACCTCGAGCCTTGGAGAGAGAAGCATTCTTGGTAAAATAAACTACACCGTTGACAATGTGGTGCATTTCATCAGCTAATGATCCTGCCTCTTAACCATTCACAGTAATGAAGAGATTTCAGGTTCTGGATATAACCGCACCTGGACAGAAATGCGGGGGTCATCCCCGGGCAGAAAGTCCTCACTGTCCTTCATCTTCCAGCCAACATTTGGTAGAGGGTAGGCTGTCACTTCACACGCAAACACAATATCATATCCTGTGTAgttctgtgtgtctctgggtgctctggatATGCGAGGACCTGTAGTTGGTGTTTATCACAATGTTGTTTCAAATTAAAGGTACATAACTATACTAAGGTGCTGACCACCACAGAAaacccacaggacccccacagagcaggtatggtttgatACTGATGTGGTGCTTCTGTGAgagtacgagtggatcagacacagcagtggtgctaaagtttttaaactgtgtccattcactgtccactctgttagacacacctacctcgttggttcaccttgtagatgtaaagtcagagacagtagctcatctgttgttgcacagtttgtgtcggtcgtcctctagttctTCAACAGTGGGCACAGGACACTGTcgactggatatttttggttggtggactctTCTAAGTCCAGCAATgacaggggtttaaaaactttagcagcactgctgtgcctgatccactaggaccagctcaacacacacaaacacgtcaCCACCACgtaagtgtcactgcagagctgaaatGAGGATAAAAATATATGCAGAGACACATCGGGACTACACATTGCTGatgataaaatagacaataaaGGTAGGTGTTCCGAATCAAAGTGATATAATTCAAGTTCCTAATTCAGTTTATATTTGGGTTGAAATAAAAAGGATTTTACCAGATTTGCATGGACCCTCTGCTGTTTGGTGCAGCATGACCTTTAACTGACTTGCAGCCTCTCTAAGCTGGCACAGGTTACGGTGTGTTTGTCCATCTGAGCCACACACTGGACTCtggctctcacacacacacctgggctCAGGTTCGCCCTGCTGTCCCCTGGCCCAGGTCGCTCTCCTCTGACAGAGCAGCCCAGTTCCACAGCGACCGTAAAATTCCTGAGAGCTGTTGAGATCGCACCACTGACCTTCGGCATTACCGCAGTGTTCACAGCATCCACACCTGTCCAGAACCAAACCTGCTGGACAGCTGGACGACACCACAGGACACCGGGATCTGTCACACTCCGCACAGCTCTCTCCTTCTTCCCACAGTCTTAGCCAGCCACGGTGATGAGGGGGTGAagcccatacacacacaaaaacgccAACCCATATacccacacaccacactgcaaCGCCAGACATGGGACTGTTTCTGTggcaacacagagagaaagactcaTTAGTTCTGAAGAAAATCTACTCACCCCACTGACAAACTTTAATGAGAAATTAGTAACTATGCCACCTTAAAGCAGCAAAAAACATTTCAAACCCCTGCCTAGTGTATTAACTCCTTACTAAAATGATATTTTAGCAAGAAATCTTTGTTCTTCTGCCTCAGTCAAAACATTATTGGGCTCTGCAATGTGCATTAATAGCCATCTGAATATGTATATATCTGTACATATGCatataaatgtgtgagtgaatgtgtcgccctgtgaaggactggcgcctcttccagggtgtgttcccgccttgtgctcagtgattccgggaaggctccagacccactgtgaccctgaactggataagcaggattttttttacttttaatacTGCCTCCTAACCACCATTTAGGACCTGGttcttttatgttttaataCATAGCCTGGCTGTGTGATTTCAGCCTGCACCATATAGACTACGTGTGCAGCTCCTTTGGACGCAGAAGCTCTGTCTACCTGGGTCCACACACTGTGACTGttcgtgaggagtttggtgtgttctcccccgtgtctgcatgggtttcctccgggggctccggtttcctcccacagtccaaaaacatggagggtaggtgaattggcttctctaataaaatgtcctggtttgtgaatgtgaatgaatgtctgtatgtgtgtgagtgaatatgtatgtgCCCAGATATTGATTGGCACTCTATTCTGgatgaaatcctagtgcccggtgcagtcctccaggtggacggttgttcctggtcgagagtacgctgtgcacgtttggctgccgcttctcgcgagtgtgtgtgtgtggattgagcgttctgaacAGTGTGGATTGCAATGCGTCCTtgagtgtctagaaaggcgctatataagtgtaacaatagatagatagatagacagacagataggtgtgagtatatgagtgaattgggggggggggtcgccctgtgaaagactggcaccccctgcagggtgtgttcctgccttgcgcccagtgattaggggtaggctccggacccaccgtgaccctgaactggataagtggttacagacaatgaattattaTATGTTTTGGGGGACAGTGATAACGTAACTGAGATAACTTTGCAGAAATATTTCGTTTTCACAGGTTTtacaaaatcatttttacattttagctCCCACAAAATGAATAAtccaattattttgttttccttgAAGGCATTATTTTATGCTCTGTACTTTTGGGAGGTggtaatgtttaaaatgaatttagTAAGAAATCTCTGATGCATCCAGACCAGCAGCTGTGGAGAATcgtcactggagaaaatgactgattgtttCTTCAGGAAAGCACAACACATCTAATAGTGAAACATAAAAGCTTTGCTAAAAAAACAAGATGTGTTTATCTATTAGATCCTTATCCTGAAGACCACCCCTAGACCATCCTTCAAATAAAATAGCAGTTTAGGCTGAAAAGATTACAGCCTTATACTACTATAATTGCCAAAGacatttctgtaaaatcaaGGCTAGATATGCACTGCTTCACAGCTCTAGTTGGTGTTATATCTTTTGTGCTGACACTTAGAACTGTGCATGGTGACCTTCAGCTCATTTTCTTGGCCAAAAGCAATGCTTTCCTCTCAAGATTAGAAAACCTGGGAATGCACAAcagaatgtctgtgtccacagtggatGCCCTTGCAAGTAGCTAAATTAAGTAAAGGGCTGTCTACAAGATGCCTTTTAGTCTTAAAATGTCCTCAACATCTGCTTTTTGTTTCACTTTTTACTTAATTTAGTTCTTAAAAAACACTTCATTTCTGAACAGACAACTTTACAGAGAGTCGTATGCTGCTTACCTCTTTCTTGTCTCTGGTATTTCAAGAGCTCTGCACTGGTTTGTCCTCTCCTTGGGGCCACAAGCACACCAGAAGAATCCAGAATACAGACTCATTCATTTACCCACTTCCCTGACAGCTAGATTTCTCCACAGAAGGTGCTGAGTGTCAACAGAGGGAAGGAAAATACAGAAGTAGGTTTGTGGAATGATGAGTAGAATTTTGGTCATTTTCTCTGGCTCCATCTcacctctctcccctctcctaCCTCTCGCTCCTGAGGCTCTGCTGCTCTGT is a window of Hoplias malabaricus isolate fHopMal1 chromosome 1, fHopMal1.hap1, whole genome shotgun sequence DNA encoding:
- the si:ch211-195o20.7 gene encoding cytospin-A, whose protein sequence is MGNYSVKERHGSPGSPSDPFQTPRSSTLTFILPQSPTHSDSTFTSHGTSRSVIGSGSSPSESDHLKAPLSPRKANSLPLIPRRQRSVEDSSARDTVAPPSPAPPTATPPTVAPPTSSPTTVAPPTSPTTTVVPPTAALSTSSSVYDGVIEQGILQECVLALGISSLDERTHTLTDLLKGFLTEREQMKEELKSLKEKIEAERSEWLQFQSDLQVALVVADRLRMEAEEEVSVLREAQLDWERQIAEAQQGRREVEGQVEHLKAELQQNRQRLGTGKDTPGQQGVPPQLGGKGPVECCVKSVGAGERWKEERGRGETEKAEKQKDSTERSRSLSRLPSDPPSSTVNGISQMSIALTTRSVNKNNNPARERLTLDQQDNLINSFKDKKDENLSHLSSSPLIDLPTNKASRTKPQEDFSKLVRRHGGSKRNSLLRWCQNRTIGYTNIEITNFSSSWIDGLAFCAVYHTYLPSHIPYKSLSPENKKENLLMAFQTGESIGIPASLTVEEMLKAEGPDWQRVLGYVESIYRHFEM
- the LOC136674612 gene encoding kazal-type serine protease inhibitor domain-containing protein 1-like, coding for MSLYSGFFWCACGPKERTNQCRALEIPETRKRNSPMSGVAVWCVGIWVGVFVCVWASPPHHRGWLRLWEEGESCAECDRSRCPVVSSSCPAGLVLDRCGCCEHCGNAEGQWCDLNSSQEFYGRCGTGLLCQRRATWARGQQGEPEPRCVCESQSPVCGSDGQTHRNLCQLREAASPRISRAPRDTQNYTGYDIVFACEVTAYPLPNVGWKMKDSEDFLPGDDPRISVQARGGPERYTVSTWLQIHGLRLSDAEVYFCIAHNRLGEVSASARLSVLRNVDRDIGSGLFYEISAS